One Rickettsia canadensis str. McKiel genomic window, AAATACCTATTTTAAAAAATTGTAATGTCATTCCAGCGTAGGCATCGTTGCGTGGATCGGGTTTTCCGTTGTCATTCCCACGCGTCTTGATCGCGGAATCCAGTTTAAAATACTAAAATTATTAGTATTTTTATTGTTTTTTTGGATACCATCGTCCAAGCCACACAACAATGCCGACTTGATCGCGCGGTATGACAAAGCTCATCAACCAAACGCATACATATTTTTTACAAGCTCACGCCAATTAGGCGGAGTATATCCCGTCACCTCATTAAAACGAGTAGCATCAAGTGAGCGATCTATTACAAGCTCATCTGACGGAATAATATCGATTTCTTTATTATATATTTCCGCTACTAATTTTAATAATCCTAATTTATTAATTGGTTTTGATGCAACATGATAAAGTCCGCGTAACTCTTTATTAGGCAATACAAAATCCCTTATTATTCTTGCAAGCTCTACTGTTGGAAATCCTGAATAAATAGCTTTCTCAAAACCTTTTACTGAACCTTCTGCACTTAAAAACCAATTGGTTAAACTTCTATTTCCTGCTAGCTCATGACCTATAATGGAAGTACGTAGCGTAATAGCATTAGGGTAGTCTACCTCACCAAGAAGCTTAGAACGCCCGTAGAGATCATAACAATCAGGAAAATCACTTTCCTTATAATTACCTTTTTTTCCTGAAAATACACAATCCGTACTAATATGAATTAATCTGCTACCTACAAGGTCGCATAAACCAGCTAATCTATGCGGTAACAAACTATTTATCGGCAATGCTTTTAACGGATCACCCACATCTACTAGTTGTTTTACAAGTCCTATACAATTTATTACTATATCAGGTTTTATTTTATTAAATGCTTTAACGAAAGAATCATGATTCTCAACAACTACATTTGTAATTAATTTATCAGATAAATCCTGAGAAAAATAAGAACGAGCAGAATTATCTCGAACTGTACCATAAACGTCAAATTGTTTATCACAGCTTAAAAACCTAAATATGCTATTACCTAGCATACCGGTAACACCTAGAATTAATATTTTCATGATATATTTTATTTATTTTTATTGCATCGCTTCTATCATAAATAATATATCTTTACAATAAGCTTGTTGCAAAGCTAGAAAGACATTGCCTAAAAAAGGTGATTGTGTTGTCCCGGCTCGTAAAATACCTTATTATTATTCTTACGAAAGCAGAAATGATGTAGAAATATTAGGGCTTTCCAAGCAATTCTTTTTAGGCAATACCGCTAGAAATATATAATTACCAACGCATCAATTGATCTCTTCTTCTTTTCTCATGAGCTTTAATGCGTTATATAAATCAATATCTTTATACTTATCAAGTATATTTCTTGCTTTTCCTATATTTGAATAAAAAGTCGATTATTAATTCTGAATCAGATTGGTTTTGCATATTCATCTACCAGCAAGGATTAAAATATTGACCTAAATGAAGTAGGGTAGTCAGCAGTAATATTATATGATTCTCGTAAACAGGTATATCAATATCACGAACAAGTTTACTTTAACTAATACCAATAGGCTCCATAAATTCTTTCCTAATTAATTAATACAAATCTATAATTTTAACATATAATTAATACCTCTTAATCGAATCAAGCACGGTTTCCAGTATCATACTAGCTGCTACTGCATCATCGTTATTATTACGGTCTTTTCTTTTTACTCCAAATGACTTAAGGAAATTATTCGCTGCTTTTGTAGTTAGTCTTTCATCTTGTAAATATATAGGCAAATTTGTATACTTTGCTAACTCTTCGGCAAATTTCATCACTATATTTGTTTGCTGTGTTACTACACCGCTCATATCAATCGGCAGACCTATTACAACACCGCAAATTTTATATTTTGCAATTATACTAAGCACAGAATTAATAACAGCGGTTTTATTTACCACGGTTATAGTATTTAAAGGCATAGCAATACTCCGTTCCCCATTGGACATAGCAATACCAAGTTTTTTACTCCCGTAATCAATAGCGATAAGCTGAGTATTCGGTATTAAAAGCCTATAAAATTCTTGAAGATTTTTTATGATCATGGTAGTTATTAAATTTACTTATATTATGTTTTATATGCTAAAAATTATTCAAAAACATTTAGATACGAAATTAATTAAATTATCGGCAATTTTAGCCTTTATTTATTGTTTGTTATTTAATACCGCAATATTGATTTATAAATTTGCTTATTATAAAGCAACGATCTTTAGAGGGATATTAGAATTATCAAAAGATTTTTGTTATATTTATATATTTGTTTTTATAGCATTTTTTGGTCTTAACGTACATAGATTAGTGTTAAAAATCGGCACAGGATTTTTATTTATAACATCCGCTATTACTAGTTATTACATTTATTTTTTCAAAATAAATCCTACTAAACAAGTAATAGGTAGTTTTTTCTCAACTGATTTAAACGAAGTTTACGAATTAACCAGCATTAAGTTAATAATATGGATAATTTTTTGCCTTTTTACCTGTTTTTATACCATCAAATCTTTCACTGCCGAAAATTCTAAATCATTCGTAACAAAACTATTATCTGCCACTTGTGTACTGATTTTTGTATATAATATTATTACTCCTTCATTTAAGATACTAAAAAATTATTTTCCTGTTCAGTATTTACATAATACTTATCTTAATTTTGCCGGAAATTTTGGTAATAAAAATTATGCATGTATAGATATTAGCAATCAATATGATTTTAGAGATAACTCTGACGACGATATTATAGGCGTTTTAGTTATAGGAGAATCGGCAAGATTTGATCATTTCGGTATTAACGGTTATGCAAGAGATACGACTCCTTACTTAAAAACTGTTCAAAACCTAATTTCTTTTAAAGCTAAATCTTCTTCTAACCTTACCTATATTTCTGTACCATCGTTACTTTCACGTTATCCTGCAAGTCAAATTGAAAATAGTAGACAAGAGAACAGCTTTTTATCAATTTTAACAAACCTTGGCTTTAATACTACTTGGATCGGCACTCAAACTTTAATGAGGAGTTTTGCAAATTTTGATCTCAGTAATATCTACAATGACGTTAATTTTACTATAGTACCGGGTGGCTCTGCCCTATTCTCTCTAAATGATCATGATGAAAAAATATTGCCTTTTATAAAAGAAATAATAACAAATTCAGAAAAACAATTTTTAGTAGTTCACACCTCAGGAAGTCACTGGAACTATAATGCGAGATATCCTAAAGAATTTGAGTATTTTACCCCTACCTGTCCTATTAAGGTGAAGGGTGATGCGAGCGATTGCGATAAGCTTGCTTTAGTTAATAGCTATGATAACTCTATTTTATATACCGATTTTTTTTTATCTAATTTAATAGATCTACTTAAAAATAAAAATGCATTTTTATTATATGTATCGGATCACGGTGAATCACTAGGAGAAGACGGCTATTATGGACATGGAGGTCCGCTACTTACAGAACAAGTAACCGTACCACTTATAGTTTGGGTATCAGATGATTTTAAAGCAAAATATCCTAAATCAGTATCTTCAATTAAAAATTATGCTAATACCGAAATTAGCCATGATTATGTATTTCACTCAATCCTTGATTGTTTAAATATAGATTCCGACATAATAGATAAAGACTTAAGTATATGTAAATCTAGTTAAAAATTATTGAATTATTTAAAAATTAATATATAAATTAAGATCTCACTAATTATTATTTTTCATCTAAACTAGAAGACTATATATTATAGATTGTTACAAAATATTTTACTTAAAACATTAGAACAAAATAAAGCTACAGAAACTTATTTATTACAAGAAGATTTTAATAGTGCTTTAATAAGATTAAAGATATAAATGAAACTTGAAGAATATTCAAGTATTCTTTCTTTACTCAAAGTAATTAAAACCCATTTTATTGATAAAAAAATATAATTAAATATAATAATATTTTTAGATATTTTTTTGACTTAAATGCTTTTTTTATAATCAAAAATAATATAAAGTAAAAAATAAAAAAAGGTATCAAATATGGAATACGCATTATTAATTTTTAGTATTATAGCGATTTTAGTTATAATACAAATGGTTAAAGTTGTACCACAACAACAAGCATGGGTAGTCGAAAAACTTGGAAAATTTGATAAGGTACTACAGCCTGGTTTAAATTTACTAATACCCGTCATTCAAAGAGTAGCATACAAACATACTTTAAAAGAAGAAGCAATAGATGTTAATGCACAAACTGCTATT contains:
- a CDS encoding dTDP-4-dehydrorhamnose reductase family protein, translating into MKILILGVTGMLGNSIFRFLSCDKQFDVYGTVRDNSARSYFSQDLSDKLITNVVVENHDSFVKAFNKIKPDIVINCIGLVKQLVDVGDPLKALPINSLLPHRLAGLCDLVGSRLIHISTDCVFSGKKGNYKESDFPDCYDLYGRSKLLGEVDYPNAITLRTSIIGHELAGNRSLTNWFLSAEGSVKGFEKAIYSGFPTVELARIIRDFVLPNKELRGLYHVASKPINKLGLLKLVAEIYNKEIDIIPSDELVIDRSLDATRFNEVTGYTPPNWRELVKNMYAFG
- a CDS encoding phosphoethanolamine transferase, with protein sequence MLKIIQKHLDTKLIKLSAILAFIYCLLFNTAILIYKFAYYKATIFRGILELSKDFCYIYIFVFIAFFGLNVHRLVLKIGTGFLFITSAITSYYIYFFKINPTKQVIGSFFSTDLNEVYELTSIKLIIWIIFCLFTCFYTIKSFTAENSKSFVTKLLSATCVLIFVYNIITPSFKILKNYFPVQYLHNTYLNFAGNFGNKNYACIDISNQYDFRDNSDDDIIGVLVIGESARFDHFGINGYARDTTPYLKTVQNLISFKAKSSSNLTYISVPSLLSRYPASQIENSRQENSFLSILTNLGFNTTWIGTQTLMRSFANFDLSNIYNDVNFTIVPGGSALFSLNDHDEKILPFIKEIITNSEKQFLVVHTSGSHWNYNARYPKEFEYFTPTCPIKVKGDASDCDKLALVNSYDNSILYTDFFLSNLIDLLKNKNAFLLYVSDHGESLGEDGYYGHGGPLLTEQVTVPLIVWVSDDFKAKYPKSVSSIKNYANTEISHDYVFHSILDCLNIDSDIIDKDLSICKSS
- the ruvX gene encoding Holliday junction resolvase RuvX translates to MIIKNLQEFYRLLIPNTQLIAIDYGSKKLGIAMSNGERSIAMPLNTITVVNKTAVINSVLSIIAKYKICGVVIGLPIDMSGVVTQQTNIVMKFAEELAKYTNLPIYLQDERLTTKAANNFLKSFGVKRKDRNNNDDAVAASMILETVLDSIKRY